GGTCCACAAGCGCTGCAGCTGTTACcggagcttccacctgcaaactgccattattaagccatacctgaatctggtctttgagcttcacaTAGTCCGCTGTGTTGTGAttccacaagttgtggaatttgcagtacttcttcccttttAGCTGGTCTGGTCAaggaaaaggtccaaagtcggtctttaccatcttcgcggcgatcatctcgtccagaatctcatgtgccttattggcatcatatgtatatgtcgcgaattcaggtttggtgaaggccatcgaTTTGAGCTTGACAGGTTCCTTGGAAATTTTCAATTGCTTCAGGGCTGGATCCTTCTTCCCGGTTAGTTCATAAGCAGCGATatcattctcttcttcctcatcgTCATCCTGAACTACTTTTTCACTATGatgatggtagtaagggtcataAGTAGACGGatggtagctcagggccgctgCGATGCGATGTTTTCCTGGtacatatgtccctttggacgcattcttccttgcgtcagtttctctgaggagatgttcaAAGCTGCCCACCTCTatgatgagttctcccattgactggatcatgctgccatgttgcttcttttgCTGACGAGGTTCCAAACCTTTGACCGCCAGCTTGACTAACTCTTTCTCAGGCAGGATGACGTTCAGTTTggctttctgaatttggaagCGCTGAAGATAGGCCACAGCGGACTCTGTAGGCTGCTAggccatctgagtgagaaaaGCCAAGTCAACCTTAGGCTCAATGGCTCCGAAGGTTTCTCGGAAAAGCATTTCCATTGTGTGCCAATCCGCCACTGTTCCTGGTCGaagcttggaaaaccatctaaAGGCAGCTCCCgaaagagaagtgccaaagatcctgcatttgaggatatcgatcatcattctggtactggccgcattgcaccctaaacctggccaaaTGGGTTGCCGCATCCTcggtgtcttcccctgaaaaagtagaaaatatgatatttttataacccttgggaaagggcgcgagcattatatgcggcgggaaaggtccctcataaacCCCATCCAGTTGGGCCCTAGGATTAGTcaacctgatcatctcctctacctcttcacgtcttacatattctggacccggaggaggaggtggtgtcGCCACAGTCTGGAGAGCAGCCTGCAAAGTTATTGCTTGGTTTACAGTCGCTGTCCCCTCTCCCCCACGTACAACGCGGGTTGTAGCTGGTTGCTGAAGAGTCACTGCTGGCACAGGCGTCTCTTTGGCCAAGGCTGTTATCTTGATCGGGTTACCCATCTGGTCAATCCCATAGTAGGGTCTTGGCAGTTCTTGATATATATTTTCTGCCCCATCGCTGTCGTATTGAACAAATGTAGCAGAGTCGGACGAGGTTCCACCAACCTTCGAGGCCTGATGATTCTGTCTGGTGGTCTGTCAACATGGTGAGCTGGTTTTTTCCTTGCTGCAGCAGATAACCAGAGCTTGCTCTTTATTTTTCAGTGGTGTAGCAGCAACGGTGGCCGAAGGAATAGCGGTATTGCTGCTAACCTTCTCTCGCTGATTCGAGGGCACATACTTACCCGAACTAGACGACTGGCCAAGGGAACCAAGGATAGCGTTAGGATCCCCTAAAGCCTTGTTCAACACTTCTCTTGCTTGGTTCAATTCGGCTCTCTGCATGGACACCTCTGTTGCGAGGTTAGcgccatccttgcgaagacctgccaTATCTGACGCAGTCTGCTTGGTTTGGTTCTCGATAGCCTCCATGATTTCTTTCTGGCACTGATTCTGCTCGCTAGCGATACCTGCGGCATGGGCCCTTACTGCATTATCTGATTGTGCGATCTGTTGTTTAGTATCCTCTCCATGTCGGGTAATGTGCTGGTCTAGTTCGCGTATGAGCTGATCTGTTTTCGCGGtttccctttcaaaatcagcggctatcttcttgcgatgattttcaatattctccatgatgatcgcaaACCTTACCTCGGAGGTCGCTCCCTCTGGAATAGGCTACGcaacgaaagcctctctttctcCACTCTCCACTGTATTGGAGACAGCGGTAGTGATAACAGGCTCACTGGCCTGATTATTAGTGACattctgaccctcagtagtggtCGGGTGATTCTCTTCCCGTTCAGTTGGCATGATGGGTGATTAGGAATGACGAGAAAATCtctgagtcacttgttcttcagaaagaccatgacagtccgcgcgagaatgcggtctgtaactggaggtcttatgctttgagcagttagcgtaaaccttttggtaagagttttcgctagacttcccaatggctacgTTCACGCAAAGACACCTTTGTGGTCCCaccgggcgtgccaaaatgtttggttcCAAAACCAGtcggcgtgcaaactgtctcttttgagcgtgtgggatggcgtgccagcaccgtggggtgcagtcgtccagggaatcccttgacctgacttcttcttcaagcgttgtggacgaagaaagcaccaacctcgtcacaaggttcttctctatccttccgagaaaggactttctgccttacggataaggactttggatgtgatctctttgTGTCACCGAATcaatactcaacgttgtaggctgagcagagcaatcactgggaagtttagAGAAAGCacaggttttgctaaagcgtgactttagcttcgctggggttgcaagggcgttacccttgcttcgctggttgtgtcggtggcagtagcactggcaGCTGGCTCTTGGAGCTATAccccaataaggtttcgttttccttatggatcacggaatgggcgaagctataccCCAAACCCaaataggcttatttttgggccgcaggtatcggcccgctgggttaaatccactaaaggattttgccaaaaataattttgggctcaaacacaatGGATGAGGTGAATGATGATTGGTAACTCAATAATTACTTCAAAACTACACCTAGTGCAAAGAACGTAGAGTACGGTAATAGAAGAGCGAAGAAGTAAACTCTAAACTAAGAGCAGGAGGTAAAGAACAATAAAGTAACTTGCAAGAATTGAAAGAGCATTAATGTAAAGAGCAAAAAGATAAACGGCTTAAAGATAAAACTATCAACTTTTATCAAAAAGTAGCAAAGGAAAAAATTGAAATATCAATACTAGATTACAAGAAAAACGAAGGGAAATGACTTGAACTAGTAGAGCCAACAACTAAAGAATTGAAAAGACAATGAAACTAATCTGGAGCTAAGaataataaaaggaaatggagttTTAACtggagatgtgtgtgtgtgatgtCTTCTGTtgatgcttctatttatattggCTGCTTTTTGACTTGAACTGATCGcttgactctttgaagttgagtggaattcggcCTCATCTTGGCTTAATGACTCTATCTCAATTTGGCTTTAATAATTATCGTCGATTGACTTGACGCTGGACTCTATCTTGATCGGCTGTGATGGTCATTATCAACGGCTGGAACTAATCTTGAAGCAAACTAACTTGGATTGAACTCTCCTTATGTGCTGACGTGAGCTTCAAGTCGATTGAAATACtaacttgatcaaatttcatctttatcaCTTATCGAACTTATCTGTCTATCGTCTATTATCTTCCCAAGTTGTTGAGTCCAAGTTAGAAACTGACTAGAGCGATTTGAACAACTGGTCGATGAGCTTTTAGACAATAAATCTCTTTTCGAACTGATGACTATGGGCTAGCCGATAACTAAAGGCCTAACTTTCGAAACCCTCTATCGGCCTAGTTTTTATCTGACCCGTTTTTAACCAAATGTATTATCCAATTATTCATCGGCCGACATGTTTAGTCATCGGCCCATTTGTTCTTTGAGCGGCTTGTTAAAATTTGAAGTCACTCAATGATTATCTGCACATTAGCTATGTCTGAGTGGACATGCAAATGTGAGTACAAACAAAAAGACTGAAAGAGAAAGATAATTGCCGTCAATGGCCCGACACTCTTGTGGCGGCTGGCGCTCCACCACATTTGGCATCTACATCATTGGTGGCACCGTAATTAATCTACTACGTCTTCTGTAAATTTGGTACTTTAAACACAATGTTCACATACCCAAAAATGTAATCCTATCCCATAAAGTCATGCTTTGCAAATATATGCTACGAAGGTGTGTGCCCTAAGCTTCATGGAAAATTTGGTTTCCATGGCAACATCAACATGTATTTGCAAAGCATGGCCTTATTGTAATGGATACCCGATGATGTAAACACCATTGCTCTTCCGATTATGTGTATATAGTTCCTTGCCACCTCCTGAACTACTCATCATCATCCCAGCTTCGACATAACCATGGCAGTTACAGGCTTCTGGGTACCTATCCTCAACTCTTTTTTTGGAACTTggaagtaaaagaaattataaattGGGGGTGTGAGCTCGATGCCTTTCTCCATGATCTTCTGAAATGAGTCGAGCTTGACAATGTTTACTCTTTGCTTGCAAATTTATAGTCCCTCATCACTGGACCCTTCATGCACAATAGTGTGAGATATCATCACCTTCTGATAAAGATCAATCGGTTATGGCCGGATCATCAGTTCTAACTGAGCCTTATTGAACTACCTCATTTAATTAGCACCATTCAATGCCATGTCTTGGTTTGCACAACGTTTCAATCTCTTTACAGACGTACCTCTATCTAGTCTCCCTAGAGTGCACCACGGTCATCACGTCTGCTCGATCATATgtatatacaattatatattAGTTATGTGGAATTAATGTCTACTCCAATTCATAACCTTTTtcatatatacatgtatatataattgtatatatgCCAGTCATATAATTGTTCTGCAGTTATTAGTATTTCTCTTGTTTCAATTTTTGATAGAGTACATACGTATATTCTTGTTATTTCTCGATTAGCTTCAACAAAAAAtatgtattcttcttttttttaattctaattAATTAAGGTGGTATGGAAGGGTTCCTTTCACTAGCCTCTCAATTACACGTCACAAAATTAGTTGCTTCAGATGGTAATGACTACTTTGCACATTTGATAGAAAATAGTTAAATCATTAACCACACCGAAAATGATATGGTAGCAAATTAAGGGAAATCCTCTTTTACTCATTTTGCATACCATTGTCATTTTTGTCCATAATTGTAGTAGCTCATAAACCAATTTTCAGCAAAAATTAAGAGGGTAATGATTAAACTTGCTTTAGTTCAACTTGATTCAGCCGTGTAAATATATCAGCTTAGCTTCATCATACAATGGTTGATAAGTACACGTGGTGTACCTTCATATAATACTGTCTCGGGCTCTCTGCATTAGGGTTTTGAAGAGAAACTAAGATAGTGTAGAGATTGACCTTCCCTAAACTACCCCCTCGACTTTCCGCCCAGACTCATAAAAGTGCAATGCCACTACCGTAATAAGTACCAAATCCAAGTGCTTTGTCAAAGAACCTCTATAACCACCTCGATATAAATAATTTTCACTACCATCTCTCTCCCTAAAACTTCATCCAAAGATTCAACAACGGTCACCATGCATCTCCTCCTCCTTGCAATCCTGGccctcctcttctctctctccgcAGCCTCCCCAGACAGCCCTGCGCTCAGTGGTTGGAAGCCGATCAAGAACATCAACGACCCCCACGTGCAGTGGTGGACGGAGGAATATATACGTATGGGGGCCAAAAAATTTAACCAAACACCAAAAGACCATTGATGAACCAAAATGGCAAAATACATCCCCTGTATTTGGTTGCAATCAGTGCATATAACTGCCATATAATACACAAATAACTGCCATATAATACACAAATATGATTCGCATTATACAAAAAAGACTTGAGCTTTTCCCAGCACAAAAGACAATCAATATTTCCtaacaaaacataaacaatactGCTCAAGTCATCTATAGTTGTCCATGACGAGGAGCCATCTTTTGGAATCGTTGAATTATAGGCTCATTGTCAATGACATTGAATATATCTTTCTCAGGGGGTGGTTGCAtgtctatttttcttttaaagaatcTTTCCATGACTCTTTCACACAATTTACAACTACATTAGATGATTAAAGTGTAAGTAAAATTGTTTGAAAACTAAGAAACGATCAATATAGTAAACAAAATCGTATGAAATCTAGCAAAAATATTAGTATATATGCTTATAGAGTTCCACACTTCAATCCTTCTAGGcatgcaaaaagaaaagagatcaAAACAATGGCAATAAAATCTTTCAACACAAAAAAAAGAGTTACAGAGCAATCAAATTATATTATCAACATCATAACATGAAGCCATGATACTGATGGTAGAACATCAAGTCATCAACTCATCAATTCACATTGTTCTCAACAAGTCTACACAAGAACAAAGCCAcagaggagaagaaaaacagtaaaaaagaaacaaacaaattgATCGATCAACCTGAGTGTTGGCTTTGGTAGTTGAGTTTGATCAACAAAGAGAAATTGATATATGGGGTTTGAGAAACGAATCCATCGCAGCAACTAGGAAGCCAGCAATATCAGTTGGTACTTGGTTATTGACTTTGAGTGCAGAGTGCTGGCTTTGGTACTTGGTAGTTGAGTttgaatatatatgttgaatggGGTTGCACAAGAAGCTACGTGCtcccctttttcttgtttttttcgtCAGTTTGTGCCTTTGTGGGAGTTGTGTCACTTGTGCGTTGTGGGCCTGTTGATATCATGATATGTTTAGACTTTAGACGGTTTGTGggctttgaagtttgaattgTGCCATTATGGGAACACTGAacacaatatatatacatatatcatatatgttgtTTATATATGGCCACTTGATGGGGGCAAAATGTATACTTGGGAGCCAAATGTCAAAATCTCAGTGGGAGTAGTGGCCCCCACTAGTCCTGAACTGCCTCCGCCCCTGCCCACGTGAAGGAGATCGCGGAGTTCGCAGTGTCCTCAAGAAATCTAAGAACAAGTTGGTGTTCCAGAGCGTCGTCAAAGGCGAGACTCAGGTGGTCGCCTGGGAAAACTTCCGGCTTGTCATTGCCGTCAAGGATAAATCCTCGGCTGTGAAATATGAGGCTGTTGTGTGGGAGAGGCTTTGGTTAAACAGTAAGATATTGACGTCCTTTAAACAAGTCAAGGAGTAGTTTATATGTCGATTTATGTTGCTTATCTACCTTCATTAATTTCGCTATAATAAAGATCGAATGGAGAATTTAGTGCTTGTTATTAATTTCGATATTGTTTCCAGATATTTCGTAATATAACGTGTAAGTTTGATATATGCTCGATCacgctcattgttcttcactgTTTGGAAATTTTGGGAGTCTCCTCGTAATTAATTTAACATTTTAAATCCTGAAATAAATCCCTCtctaaaaaaaacagaaataaatTACAGGTAAGGAAACcactaaattaaattgtaacatataacataaacaaaaaattacagGTACAATTAATAGTGGTTGACCACAAAAATTACAGGTACATTTAATAGTCACCCTGTGATTCTTCACTATATATTACATAAAAGAAAATGACCAAATATTAATTAGAATTAAACCCACCAAATGAAAAACTATTATTCATAATTGTGATACTTTAAGAATGACAAATTTTAAACCAGCCAAAATTAAATTCCGGTAGGTCTATCATAGTATGTGAGACATGCTCACATTTTATATAAACCGATGACAGCATGCTCTCTCCTTCACAGCTTGCTAAATCAAAGTCATTTAGTATCAGAGACCCCTCATTGATATATACCAAGTGTAGTACTGCAATGGCTTTTCAAAATAACCTTGTTATAATTGCCATTTTATCTATCATCTTGGGGGCAATGGCACAACCCCCAGCCACGTCCAACGATGAAGTTGATCCCTCTACATTTTTGAAAACATTTGAGCAATGGATGGCACAGTTCGGACGCACTTACGGTGACAATGCAGAGAAACAAAGGCGTCTCACCATATTCGTGAAGAACTTGTTATTTGTAAATAACTTCAACAGCCAAGGGAATAAGACTTACAAGTTAAGCGTCAACTTGTTTTCTGATATGGCCAATGAAGAATTTCTCGGACTTTACACTGGATTTCAAGCTCCCAATGTCACCTTAAACTCAAGCTCATTCCGTGGACAACGTAATATCAAATCTTTTAGGTACCAAGACCTGTCTGAAACTGATGTTCCGACTAGAATTGACTGGAGGGAACAAGGTGCTGTTACCCCCGTCAAGGAACAAGGACAATGCCGTAAGAACCACCATATCTCAAACCTTGATATCAATTCCTTGTATATTAATGGCTTTCTTCCACGTAAATTTATCAAATTCTCTGTACACATATGCAGGTTCTTGTTGGGCATTTTCAGCAGTGGCAGCTATTGAGGGCATTACCAAAATCAATAGTAACCAATTGATTTCACTGTCCGAGCAACAACTTGTGGACTGTAACAGAGATCAAATTAACAAGGGCTGCGGTGGTGGTAATATGGAAGATGCCTTTAAATACATAAATGACAACGGAGGAATCACTAGTGAAGAAAACTACCAATACAAGGGTGCAGAAGAGACATGTGACACTACTAAGACGACTGAATATGCTGCCAAGATAAACGGTTATGAAATGGTTCCTCCCAATAGCGAAAATGATCTACTGAAGGCCGTGGCCAAGCAACCAGTCTCAGTTGCCATTGATGCCGATGGAGATGAATTTAGGGCATACGCAAGTGGGGTATTTTCTGGTAATTGCGGGACAAACCTAACCCATGCTGTTACAATCGTTGGGTTCGGAACGACTGAAGAAGGCACCAACTATTGGTTAGTGAAGAATTCATGGGGCGAAACCTGGGGTGAAAAGGGCTACGTGAGAATTCTTCGAAATGCTGGTCCTCCAGGAGGTTTGTGTGGCATTGCTATGTACCCTTCTTATCCAACTGCATCAGCTATGGCACCCGCTCCCTCACCACTGTAGTTAGTAAACATAACCTTGCAGATCAAATAAGTTCAGATGCTAGGAACTAGTCACTAGTGGTGATCAGGCTatgaatttttttccttttctttttttgtttagtttgttttgttttttattacatttttcctatcaaatttagaaaataattatTGTTTCAAAAGAAGTGTGTAACAGTGAAACAAGAGGCCTGTGATTGACAATCCCTCATTTCACCCTACAGAACATTATTGAGACAAGTATTCGAATAATAACCATTTGGTCTAGTACTTATTGATCGACAATGTATAATTAGTATTCTTTTAGTCacttaaaatgaaattgaaatactCTTATCAAAGACATAATTCTATAGTCGATCTATGTATAGAGATACTACTTGACAATAAACAAGAATAATACTCATTTTGAGTGAAACTACATGAATACTATAAAATCTACATAAATAAACATACCTGCATCTCGAATAATAACACCCACTTGTaattctcacacacacacacacacaaacacaggAATGTTCAGAGGCAGATGTCCGCAAAGGACTTTACGAAGTGCATTCTTCCAAATATCAGTCGTTGGATGGGTGTAATCGAACTTCAACGGCTCACTTGAAAGCCCACGTGTGATTCTAGTTTGTcactttatttctttctttctttgaccAAGTTTGTCAAGAACCACATTGCAG
Above is a genomic segment from Rosa chinensis cultivar Old Blush chromosome 3, RchiOBHm-V2, whole genome shotgun sequence containing:
- the LOC121052181 gene encoding ervatamin-B-like translates to MANEEFLGLYTGFQAPNVTLNSSSFRGQRNIKSFRYQDLSETDVPTRIDWREQGAVTPVKEQGQCRSCWAFSAVAAIEGITKINSNQLISLSEQQLVDCNRDQINKGCGGGNMEDAFKYINDNGGITSEENYQYKGAEETCDTTKTTEYAAKINGYEMVPPNSENDLLKAVAKQPVSVAIDADGDEFRAYASGVFSGNCGTNLTHAVTIVGFGTTEEGTNYWLVKNSWGETWGEKGYVRILRNAGPPGGLCGIAMYPSYPTASAMAPAPSPL